The following coding sequences lie in one Xanthomonas hyacinthi genomic window:
- the recJ gene encoding single-stranded-DNA-specific exonuclease RecJ, giving the protein MSPPLRITRRPAAEGGPWTDGVLPLLRRIYTARGAHDASLAQPKLAQLLPPDALSGIDAAVALLAAAIAAGKRILVVGDFDCDGATACAVAVRGLRLLGAAQVLHAVPNRMVHGYGLSPALVAELAPLQPELLVTVDHGIACHAGVAAAKALGWQVLVTDHHLPGSVLPPADAIVDPNLAGDAFPSKMLAGVGVIFYVLLALRRHLRERDAFAALAPDLSVLLDLVAVGTVADLVPLDANNRALVSAGLRRLQRGDGCVGLRALIEASGRDPARLSAGDIGFALAPRLNAAGRLEDMALGIELLLCEDPQQARAIAATLEQINGERRAVQQQMTDAAEATVAQALLAAPDAPPVAVCLFDAQWHPGVIGLVASKMKDRLHRPVIAFAPAEPGSDQLRGSARSIPGFHIRDAMAAVDARRPGLMDKFGGHAMAAGLSLPHAALAEFEQLFREHALASLDAALLQAELLSDGALDPHELDHRHAEALRLAGPWGQGFPEPLFDGEFEVLQWRVLKERHLKLSLRCAGRDDALNAIHFNGWRGSEPGRRVHIAYRLVADDYRGGEAVQLVVEHCRSLSG; this is encoded by the coding sequence ATGAGTCCGCCGCTGCGCATCACCCGGCGCCCGGCCGCCGAGGGCGGGCCGTGGACGGACGGCGTGCTGCCGCTGCTGCGCCGTATCTACACCGCGCGCGGCGCGCACGACGCCAGCCTGGCGCAGCCGAAACTGGCGCAGCTGCTGCCGCCGGACGCGCTCAGCGGCATCGACGCGGCAGTCGCCTTGCTGGCCGCGGCGATTGCTGCCGGCAAGCGCATCCTGGTGGTCGGCGATTTCGACTGCGACGGCGCCACCGCCTGCGCGGTCGCGGTGCGCGGACTGCGCCTGCTCGGTGCCGCGCAGGTGCTGCACGCGGTGCCGAACCGCATGGTCCACGGCTACGGCCTGTCGCCGGCGCTGGTCGCCGAACTGGCGCCGCTGCAGCCGGAGCTGCTGGTCACCGTCGATCACGGCATCGCCTGCCACGCCGGCGTCGCCGCGGCCAAGGCGCTGGGCTGGCAGGTACTGGTCACCGACCACCACTTGCCGGGCAGCGTGCTGCCGCCGGCCGACGCGATCGTCGATCCGAACCTGGCCGGCGACGCGTTCCCGAGCAAGATGCTGGCCGGGGTCGGGGTGATCTTCTACGTGCTGCTGGCCTTGCGCCGGCACCTGCGCGAGCGTGACGCATTCGCCGCGCTCGCGCCGGACCTGAGCGTGCTGCTGGACCTGGTCGCGGTCGGCACCGTCGCCGACCTGGTGCCGTTGGACGCCAACAACCGCGCGCTGGTGTCGGCCGGATTGCGCCGCCTGCAGCGCGGCGACGGCTGCGTCGGCCTGCGCGCCTTGATCGAGGCCAGCGGCCGCGATCCGGCACGGCTCAGCGCCGGCGACATCGGCTTCGCGCTGGCGCCGCGGCTCAACGCCGCCGGCCGCCTCGAGGACATGGCGCTGGGCATCGAACTGCTGCTGTGCGAGGACCCGCAGCAGGCGCGCGCGATCGCCGCCACGCTGGAACAGATCAACGGCGAGCGCCGCGCCGTGCAGCAGCAGATGACCGACGCGGCCGAGGCCACCGTGGCGCAGGCGCTGCTGGCCGCGCCGGATGCGCCGCCGGTGGCGGTGTGCCTGTTCGATGCGCAGTGGCATCCGGGCGTGATCGGCCTGGTCGCCTCGAAGATGAAGGACCGCCTGCACCGCCCGGTGATCGCCTTCGCCCCGGCCGAACCGGGCAGCGACCAGTTGCGCGGCTCGGCGCGCTCGATTCCCGGCTTCCATATCCGCGATGCGATGGCGGCGGTGGACGCGCGCCGGCCCGGGCTGATGGACAAGTTCGGCGGCCATGCGATGGCCGCGGGGCTGAGCCTGCCCCACGCGGCCTTGGCCGAGTTCGAGCAGCTGTTCCGCGAACATGCGCTGGCCAGCCTGGACGCGGCGTTGCTGCAGGCCGAATTGCTCAGCGACGGCGCGCTGGACCCGCACGAATTGGACCACCGCCACGCCGAGGCGCTGCGCCTGGCCGGGCCGTGGGGGCAGGGCTTCCCCGAGCCGCTGTTCGACGGCGAATTCGAGGTGCTGCAATGGCGCGTGCTGAAGGAGCGCCACCTCAAGCTGAGCCTGCGCTGCGCCGGCCGCGACGACGCGCTGAACGCGATCCACTTCAACGGCTGGCGCGGCAGCGAACCCGGCCGCCGCGTGCACATCGCCTACCGCCTGGTCGCCGACGACTATCGCGGCGGCGAAGCGGTGCAGTTGGTGGTGGAGCACTGCCGGAGCTTGTCGGGCTGA
- a CDS encoding DUF6587 family protein, producing the protein MSTSLLLQYLVIALAVLLSVWVVLKKQAPGTARKLRGAVALRLLKPGRASWLQALGRRIAPAATGAGGACGGCDSCGPTPR; encoded by the coding sequence ATGAGTACCTCGCTGCTGCTGCAGTACCTGGTGATCGCGCTGGCGGTGCTGCTCAGCGTGTGGGTGGTGCTGAAGAAGCAGGCGCCCGGCACCGCGCGCAAACTGCGCGGTGCTGTCGCCCTGCGCCTGCTCAAGCCGGGCCGCGCGTCCTGGTTGCAGGCGTTGGGCCGCAGGATCGCGCCTGCGGCCACGGGCGCTGGCGGCGCCTGCGGCGGCTGCGACAGCTGCGGGCCGACGCCGCGTTAG
- a CDS encoding DUF6973 domain-containing protein → MSAALAPSLRPRRWRWGVLALLALAAYPLFVLVAVYAQWLGAGLPGGRNGPADAYRHSLASAIVAYTLSPRCVDWVTAVMERDGRGNASRAMDAHNNRIGARIGAAAPSWAAMQREVRAAVDHGAIDARSSDQITWRAPAAWQDRLY, encoded by the coding sequence ATGAGCGCCGCGCTGGCGCCGTCGCTGCGTCCACGCCGCTGGCGTTGGGGCGTATTGGCGTTGCTGGCGCTCGCCGCGTACCCACTGTTCGTGCTGGTCGCGGTCTATGCGCAGTGGCTCGGCGCCGGCCTGCCCGGCGGGCGCAACGGCCCGGCCGATGCGTACCGCCACAGCCTGGCCAGCGCCATCGTCGCCTACACCTTGTCGCCGCGCTGCGTGGACTGGGTGACGGCGGTGATGGAGCGCGACGGCCGCGGCAACGCGAGCCGGGCGATGGACGCCCACAACAACCGGATCGGCGCGCGCATCGGCGCCGCCGCTCCCAGCTGGGCCGCGATGCAGCGCGAGGTTCGCGCCGCGGTCGACCATGGTGCGATCGACGCCCGATCGTCCGACCAGATCACCTGGCGCGCCCCCGCGGCGTGGCAGGACCGACTTTACTGA
- the greA gene encoding transcription elongation factor GreA, with product MTLQGAQRLREELDQLKSVKRPQVIAAIAEARAHGDLKENAEYHAAREQQSFIEGRIKQLESELSHAEIIDVSKLAVGSKVVFGATVTLADVENDEEKRYQLVGDLEADIKLGLIAISSPLARALIGKLEGDSVSIDAPAGRREYEIVSVEYVG from the coding sequence ATCACCCTGCAAGGCGCGCAGCGTCTGCGCGAGGAACTGGACCAGTTGAAGTCGGTCAAGCGGCCGCAGGTCATCGCCGCGATCGCCGAGGCGCGCGCGCACGGCGATCTGAAGGAAAACGCCGAGTACCACGCCGCGCGCGAGCAGCAGAGCTTCATCGAAGGCCGCATCAAGCAGCTGGAGAGCGAGCTGTCGCACGCCGAGATCATCGACGTCAGCAAGCTGGCGGTCGGCAGCAAGGTGGTGTTCGGCGCCACCGTGACCCTGGCCGACGTGGAAAACGACGAAGAGAAGCGCTATCAGCTGGTCGGCGATCTGGAAGCGGACATCAAGCTGGGGTTGATCGCGATCTCCTCGCCGCTGGCGCGTGCGCTGATCGGCAAGCTGGAAGGCGACAGCGTCAGCATCGACGCGCCGGCCGGGCGTCGCGAGTACGAGATCGTCAGCGTCGAATACGTCGGCTGA
- the dapB gene encoding 4-hydroxy-tetrahydrodipicolinate reductase, producing MTTSPVRVLIHGAAGRMGQALLRLAAQDPALQVAAAVIRRAPAQRVVDGVPYFAATELNGVPAFDAAVDFSLPQGFAPVLALCVARSAALVSGTTGLDEAQRQALTDAAARIPLIWASNFSLGVAVLNELVERAAAALPGWDCDIVESHHVHKQDAPSGTALTLGEAALHGGAQPRYASLRAGDIVGEHLVQFAGLGERVELVHRASNRDIFARGALHAAARLPGRAPAAYRLRDLLG from the coding sequence ATGACCACTTCCCCCGTGCGTGTGTTGATTCATGGTGCGGCCGGCCGCATGGGCCAGGCGCTGTTGCGCCTGGCCGCGCAGGACCCGGCGCTGCAGGTGGCGGCCGCGGTGATCCGGCGTGCGCCGGCGCAGCGCGTCGTCGACGGGGTGCCGTACTTCGCCGCGACCGAACTGAATGGTGTGCCGGCGTTCGACGCGGCGGTGGATTTCAGCCTGCCGCAGGGCTTCGCCCCGGTGCTGGCGCTGTGCGTGGCGCGCAGCGCGGCGCTGGTGTCGGGCACCACCGGCCTGGACGAGGCGCAGCGGCAGGCGCTGACCGACGCGGCGGCGCGCATCCCGCTGATCTGGGCGTCCAACTTCAGCCTCGGCGTGGCGGTGCTGAACGAGCTGGTGGAACGCGCCGCCGCGGCGCTGCCGGGCTGGGACTGCGACATCGTCGAATCGCACCATGTGCACAAGCAGGACGCGCCGTCCGGCACCGCGCTGACCCTGGGCGAGGCCGCGCTGCACGGCGGTGCGCAGCCGCGCTACGCCAGCCTGCGCGCCGGCGACATCGTCGGCGAGCATCTGGTGCAGTTCGCCGGGCTCGGCGAGCGGGTGGAACTGGTGCATCGCGCCAGCAACCGCGACATCTTCGCCCGCGGCGCGCTGCATGCCGCCGCGCGTCTGCCGGGCCGCGCGCCCGCGGCTTACCGGCTGCGCGACCTGCTCGGCTGA
- the carB gene encoding carbamoyl-phosphate synthase large subunit, translating into MPKRTDLNTILIIGAGPIVIGQACEFDYSGAQACKALRDEGYRVVLVNSNPATIMTDPNMADAVYIEPINWQTVEKIIAKEKPDALLPTMGGQTALNCALDLADHGVLEKYGVELIGAKREAIMMAEDRELFRVAMGEIGLECPKAAVAHTLEEALEIQTRVGYPTIIRPSFTLGGSGGGIAYNREELIDIVGRGLELSPTSEVLVEESVLGWKEFEMEVVRDTADNCIIVCSIENLDPMGVHTGDSITVAPAQTLTDKEYQRLRDASIAVLRKIGVDTGGSNVQFGINAQTGRVVVIEMNPRVSRSSALASKATGFPIAKVAAKLAVGYTLDELKNEITGGLTPASFEPSIDYVVTKIPRFAFEKFPQADARLTTQMKSVGEVMAMGRTFSESLQKALRGLETGKIGLDPTGLDLGSEDDMAALKRELKAPGPERLFYVADAFRAGMSVAQVHALSFIDPWFLDQIEDLIAQEQQLAADGLGSLDAARLRTLKRAGFSDARLAELCGTNEAALRALRRAHKVRPVYKRVDSCAAEFATDTAYLYSTYEDECEAKPSDRDKIMILGGGPNRIGQGIEFDYCCVHAALALREDGYETIMVNCNPETVSTDYDTSDRLYFEPLTLEDVLEIVELERPKGVIVQYGGQTPLKLARALEANGVPVIGTSPDSIDLAEDRERFQQLVDKLGLKQPPNRIARNAEEALLLAREIGYPLVVRPSYVLGGRAMEIVYGESDLARYVRDAVKVSNDSPVLLDRFLDNAVEVDVDIIADKDGQVLIGGVMEHIEEAGVHSGDSSCSLPPYSLSAKTQAELRRQVVMLAKGLNVVGLMNTQFAVQVDAAGDDIVFLLEVNPRASRTVPFVSKATGMALAKIAARCMAGKTLAEQGALKEIVPDYYSVKEAIFPFAKFQGVDPILGPEMRSTGEVMGVGRSFGAAFARAQEAGGIKAPPLGKAFLSVRDPDKRRVLPVAQALVERGYSLVATSGTCAWLRQHGLQCDQINKVAEGRPHIVDLIKNGEIVYIVNTTEGRAAISDSFSIRREALQQRVTYSTTVAGARALVHSLEFRGTGPVWALQELHKELEA; encoded by the coding sequence ATGCCCAAGCGCACCGATCTAAACACCATCCTCATCATCGGCGCCGGCCCGATCGTCATCGGCCAGGCCTGCGAGTTCGACTACTCCGGCGCGCAGGCGTGCAAGGCGCTGCGCGACGAGGGCTACCGGGTGGTGCTGGTCAACAGCAACCCGGCCACGATCATGACCGACCCGAACATGGCCGACGCCGTGTACATCGAGCCGATCAACTGGCAGACGGTCGAGAAGATCATCGCCAAGGAAAAGCCCGATGCGCTGCTGCCGACGATGGGCGGGCAGACCGCGCTGAACTGCGCGCTGGACCTGGCCGACCATGGCGTGCTGGAAAAGTACGGCGTGGAACTGATCGGCGCCAAGCGCGAAGCGATCATGATGGCCGAGGACCGCGAGCTGTTCCGCGTGGCGATGGGCGAGATCGGCCTGGAATGCCCGAAGGCGGCGGTGGCGCATACCCTCGAGGAAGCGCTGGAGATCCAGACCCGGGTCGGCTACCCGACCATCATCCGCCCCAGCTTCACCCTCGGCGGCAGCGGCGGCGGCATCGCCTACAACCGCGAGGAGCTGATCGACATCGTCGGCCGCGGGCTGGAACTGTCGCCGACCAGCGAAGTGCTGGTCGAAGAGTCGGTGCTGGGCTGGAAGGAGTTCGAGATGGAAGTGGTCCGCGACACCGCGGACAACTGCATCATCGTGTGCTCGATCGAGAACCTGGACCCAATGGGCGTGCACACCGGCGACTCGATCACCGTGGCCCCGGCGCAGACCTTGACCGACAAGGAATACCAGCGCCTGCGCGACGCCTCGATCGCGGTGCTGCGCAAGATCGGCGTGGACACCGGCGGCTCCAACGTGCAGTTCGGCATCAACGCGCAGACCGGCCGCGTCGTCGTCATCGAGATGAATCCGCGCGTGTCGCGTTCCTCGGCGCTGGCCTCCAAGGCCACCGGCTTCCCGATCGCCAAGGTCGCCGCCAAGCTGGCGGTCGGCTACACCCTGGACGAACTGAAGAACGAGATCACCGGCGGCCTGACTCCGGCCTCGTTCGAGCCGTCGATCGACTACGTGGTCACCAAGATCCCGCGCTTCGCGTTCGAGAAGTTTCCGCAGGCCGATGCGCGGCTGACCACGCAGATGAAGTCGGTGGGCGAGGTGATGGCGATGGGCCGCACCTTCTCCGAATCGCTGCAGAAGGCGCTGCGCGGCCTGGAGACCGGCAAGATCGGGCTCGACCCGACCGGGCTGGACCTGGGCAGCGAGGACGACATGGCCGCGCTCAAGCGCGAGCTGAAGGCGCCCGGTCCGGAGCGGCTGTTCTACGTCGCCGATGCGTTCCGCGCCGGCATGAGCGTGGCGCAGGTGCATGCGCTGTCGTTCATCGATCCGTGGTTCCTGGACCAGATCGAGGACCTGATCGCGCAGGAGCAGCAGTTGGCCGCCGACGGCCTGGGCTCGCTGGACGCCGCGCGCCTGCGCACGCTCAAGCGCGCCGGTTTCTCCGATGCGCGGCTGGCCGAGCTGTGCGGCACCAACGAGGCGGCGCTGCGCGCGCTGCGCCGCGCGCACAAGGTGCGCCCGGTGTACAAGCGGGTGGATTCGTGCGCGGCCGAATTCGCCACCGACACCGCCTACCTGTATTCGACCTACGAGGACGAGTGCGAGGCCAAGCCCAGCGACCGCGACAAGATCATGATCCTCGGCGGCGGCCCCAACCGCATCGGCCAGGGCATCGAGTTCGACTACTGCTGCGTGCACGCGGCGCTGGCGCTGCGCGAGGATGGCTATGAAACCATCATGGTCAACTGCAACCCGGAGACCGTGTCCACCGACTACGACACCTCCGACCGCCTGTATTTCGAGCCGCTGACCCTGGAAGACGTGCTGGAGATCGTCGAGCTGGAGCGGCCCAAGGGCGTGATCGTGCAGTACGGCGGGCAGACCCCGCTGAAGCTGGCGCGCGCGCTGGAAGCCAACGGCGTGCCGGTGATCGGTACCAGCCCGGACTCGATCGACCTGGCCGAGGACCGCGAGCGCTTCCAGCAGCTGGTCGACAAGCTGGGCCTGAAGCAGCCGCCGAACCGCATCGCGCGCAACGCCGAGGAAGCGCTGCTGCTGGCGCGCGAGATCGGCTATCCGCTGGTGGTGCGCCCGAGCTACGTGCTCGGCGGCCGCGCGATGGAAATCGTCTACGGCGAATCGGACCTGGCGCGCTACGTGCGCGACGCGGTCAAGGTCTCCAATGATTCGCCGGTGCTGCTGGACCGTTTCCTCGACAATGCGGTGGAAGTGGACGTGGACATCATCGCCGACAAGGACGGCCAGGTGCTGATCGGCGGGGTGATGGAGCACATCGAGGAAGCCGGCGTGCATTCGGGCGACTCCTCGTGCTCGCTGCCGCCGTACTCGCTGTCGGCCAAGACCCAGGCCGAACTGCGCCGCCAGGTGGTGATGCTGGCCAAGGGCCTGAACGTGGTCGGGCTGATGAACACCCAGTTCGCGGTGCAGGTGGACGCGGCCGGCGACGACATCGTGTTCCTGCTGGAAGTGAACCCGCGCGCCTCGCGCACGGTGCCGTTCGTGTCCAAGGCCACCGGCATGGCGCTGGCCAAGATCGCCGCGCGCTGCATGGCCGGCAAGACCCTGGCCGAGCAGGGCGCGCTGAAGGAGATCGTGCCCGACTACTACTCGGTGAAGGAAGCGATCTTCCCGTTCGCCAAGTTCCAGGGTGTCGATCCGATCCTCGGCCCGGAGATGCGCTCCACCGGCGAGGTGATGGGCGTGGGCCGCAGCTTCGGCGCCGCGTTCGCGCGCGCGCAGGAAGCCGGCGGGATCAAGGCGCCGCCGCTGGGCAAGGCGTTCCTGTCGGTGCGCGACCCGGACAAGCGCCGCGTGCTGCCGGTGGCGCAGGCGCTGGTCGAGCGCGGCTACAGCCTGGTGGCGACCAGCGGCACCTGCGCGTGGCTGCGCCAGCACGGCCTGCAGTGCGACCAGATCAACAAGGTGGCCGAGGGCCGCCCGCATATCGTCGATCTGATCAAGAACGGCGAAATCGTGTATATCGTCAACACCACCGAGGGCCGTGCGGCGATCTCCGATTCGTTCTCGATCCGGCGCGAAGCCCTGCAGCAGCGCGTCACCTATTCGACCACCGTCGCCGGCGCGCGTGCGCTGGTGCATTCATTGGAATTCCGCGGCACCGGTCCGGTCTGGGCGCTGCAGGAACTGCACAAGGAGCTGGAAGCATGA
- a CDS encoding phosphoglycerate mutase, with amino-acid sequence MAVATLLLPERARLAAAALTGEVARAFGRAERERLESGSEAQLRRHFALPPGHWPVAALTRQLDAGDAGDGVWLRADPAYVVPDMQGARLMAHGDMLAIDAIDLAALLPSLQELFAESGLALDAPEPSRWYLRLDPGSVLPEFAAPAQVLGADLFDHLPQGEGGRRWRALLTEAQVLLHQHPWNRERGARGQPAINSLWFWGGGALPATVTSAHAQVRSREPLLRALTQAAGIDAEQAPRVDALVDLRQLRAPEQFVGEVMQPLLEALRLGELQHLLLDFEDGVRFRIQREQRWRFWRRPLARLDA; translated from the coding sequence GTGGCGGTCGCCACCTTGCTGTTGCCGGAGCGCGCGCGCCTGGCCGCTGCGGCGCTGACCGGCGAGGTGGCGCGGGCGTTCGGCCGCGCCGAGCGCGAGCGCCTGGAGTCAGGTTCCGAAGCGCAGCTGCGCCGCCATTTCGCGCTGCCGCCCGGGCACTGGCCGGTGGCGGCGCTGACCCGGCAACTGGATGCCGGCGATGCCGGCGACGGCGTATGGCTGCGCGCCGATCCGGCCTACGTGGTACCGGACATGCAGGGCGCGCGGCTGATGGCGCACGGCGACATGCTCGCGATCGACGCGATCGACCTGGCCGCGCTGCTGCCGTCGCTGCAGGAACTGTTCGCCGAGTCCGGCCTGGCGCTGGACGCGCCGGAGCCCAGCCGCTGGTATCTGCGCCTGGACCCGGGCAGCGTGCTGCCCGAGTTCGCCGCGCCGGCGCAGGTGCTCGGCGCCGATCTGTTCGACCACCTGCCGCAGGGCGAGGGCGGGCGGCGCTGGCGCGCACTGCTGACCGAGGCGCAGGTGCTGCTGCACCAGCATCCGTGGAACCGCGAACGCGGCGCGCGCGGGCAGCCGGCGATCAACTCGCTGTGGTTCTGGGGCGGCGGCGCGTTGCCGGCCACGGTGACCAGCGCGCATGCGCAGGTGCGCAGCCGCGAGCCGCTGCTGCGCGCGCTGACCCAGGCCGCCGGGATCGACGCCGAACAAGCGCCGCGCGTCGATGCGCTGGTCGACCTGCGCCAGCTGCGTGCGCCCGAGCAGTTCGTCGGCGAGGTGATGCAGCCGCTGCTCGAAGCGCTGCGCCTCGGCGAACTGCAGCACCTGCTGCTGGATTTCGAGGACGGCGTGCGGTTCCGGATCCAGCGCGAGCAGCGTTGGCGCTTCTGGCGGCGGCCGCTGGCGCGCCTGGACGCATGA
- the carA gene encoding glutamine-hydrolyzing carbamoyl-phosphate synthase small subunit, whose protein sequence is MTQPAILVLEDGTVFEGESVGAAGLSVGEVVFNTAMTGYQEILTDPSYARQLVTLTYPHIGNTGCTDQDDEAAQVWSAGLIVRAVPRRPSSWRSQVSLPDWLIQRGVVAIAGIDTRKLTRILREKGSQNGAVMAGEVDVDTALQAARKFPGLKGMDLAKVVSTDKAYPWRDGQLDLDSNAFAQAAPKYKVVAYDYGVKLNILRMLAERGCEVTVVPAQTPAAEVLALQPDGVFLSNGPGDPAPCDYAIAAIKELVARKIPTFGICLGHQLLALAAGAQTLKMGHGHHGANHPVQDLDSGRVMITSQNHGFAVDEASLPANVRVTHRSLFDGTNQGIELTDAPAFSFQGHPEASPGPRDVAPLFDRFTALMAAAA, encoded by the coding sequence GTGACTCAACCCGCAATCCTTGTCCTTGAAGACGGCACCGTGTTCGAGGGCGAATCCGTCGGCGCCGCCGGCCTGTCCGTCGGCGAAGTGGTGTTCAACACCGCGATGACCGGCTATCAGGAGATCCTCACCGATCCGTCCTACGCCCGCCAGCTGGTCACCCTGACCTACCCGCATATCGGCAACACCGGCTGCACCGACCAGGACGACGAAGCCGCCCAGGTCTGGTCGGCCGGGCTGATCGTGCGCGCCGTGCCGCGCCGTCCCAGCAGCTGGCGCAGCCAGGTGTCGCTGCCGGACTGGCTGATCCAGCGCGGCGTGGTCGCCATCGCCGGCATCGATACCCGCAAGCTGACCCGCATCCTGCGCGAGAAGGGATCGCAGAACGGCGCGGTGATGGCCGGCGAAGTGGACGTGGACACCGCGCTGCAAGCGGCGCGCAAGTTCCCGGGGCTGAAAGGCATGGACCTGGCCAAGGTGGTGTCCACCGACAAGGCGTATCCGTGGCGCGACGGCCAGCTCGATCTGGACAGCAACGCGTTCGCGCAGGCCGCGCCGAAGTACAAGGTGGTGGCCTACGACTACGGGGTGAAGCTCAACATCCTGCGCATGCTCGCCGAGCGCGGCTGCGAGGTCACCGTGGTGCCGGCGCAGACGCCCGCCGCCGAGGTGCTGGCGCTGCAGCCGGACGGCGTGTTCCTGTCCAACGGCCCGGGCGATCCGGCGCCGTGCGACTACGCGATCGCCGCGATCAAGGAACTGGTGGCCAGGAAGATCCCTACCTTCGGCATCTGCCTGGGCCACCAGTTGCTGGCGCTGGCCGCCGGCGCGCAGACCCTGAAGATGGGCCACGGCCACCACGGCGCCAACCATCCGGTGCAGGACCTGGACAGCGGACGGGTGATGATCACCTCGCAGAACCACGGCTTCGCGGTGGACGAAGCGTCGCTGCCGGCCAACGTGCGGGTGACCCATCGCTCGCTGTTCGACGGCACCAACCAGGGCATCGAACTGACCGACGCGCCGGCCTTCAGCTTCCAGGGCCACCCGGAAGCCTCGCCGGGCCCGCGCGATGTGGCGCCGCTGTTCGATCGGTTCACCGCGCTGATGGCGGCCGCCGCCTGA
- a CDS encoding nuclear transport factor 2 family protein: MRILVLLAVLAVAACVYRFGGESIDEAQVRDLYLREQRALETLDHEALCAMFSEDFTQSMLVRRESEQKHVTMDKAQVCAASEDATRVLSQLASAGRRSELYQYSYTILSVEIAPDQRSALVEARSTLATPFLRTTTRTHDTIVRRRWRTYASASEGTTWVGPVYR, translated from the coding sequence ATGAGGATATTGGTGTTGCTTGCGGTGCTCGCTGTCGCGGCCTGCGTGTATCGTTTTGGCGGCGAATCGATCGACGAAGCGCAGGTGCGCGATCTCTATCTGCGCGAGCAGCGCGCGCTCGAGACACTGGATCACGAAGCGCTTTGTGCGATGTTCAGCGAAGACTTCACCCAATCGATGCTGGTACGTCGCGAGTCCGAGCAAAAGCACGTGACCATGGACAAGGCGCAGGTCTGCGCGGCCAGCGAGGACGCGACGCGCGTGTTGAGCCAGCTCGCGTCCGCGGGCCGGCGCAGCGAACTCTACCAGTACAGCTACACCATCCTCAGTGTCGAGATCGCGCCGGACCAGCGCTCGGCGCTGGTCGAGGCGCGCTCCACCCTGGCCACTCCGTTCCTGCGGACCACCACGCGGACCCACGACACCATCGTGCGTCGACGTTGGCGTACCTATGCCAGTGCCAGCGAAGGCACGACCTGGGTCGGTCCGGTCTATCGCTGA